The following proteins come from a genomic window of Methyloceanibacter stevinii:
- a CDS encoding invasion associated locus B family protein, with product MRRAVVAACAVVAFSATPVVAQEVKLLQKFNDWAAYVSQGSPKVCFAVSQPRKSLPRNVRRGPIYFYTSDYPSDKIAGEISVKMGYPFPPGGKVTVTIGSDSFELFTKDEGAFVEKPEDEAKLVEALKAGSAMTIKGRSARGTNTTDEYSLSGTSSAIERAAKECTPEAG from the coding sequence ATGCGCCGAGCCGTTGTAGCGGCTTGTGCGGTGGTGGCGTTCAGCGCAACGCCGGTCGTCGCGCAGGAAGTCAAACTTCTTCAGAAATTCAACGACTGGGCCGCCTACGTTTCGCAAGGCAGCCCCAAGGTCTGCTTCGCCGTCTCGCAGCCTCGCAAATCGTTGCCGCGGAACGTGCGGCGCGGGCCCATCTATTTCTACACATCCGACTACCCCAGCGACAAAATCGCCGGCGAGATCAGCGTGAAGATGGGCTACCCCTTCCCGCCCGGCGGCAAGGTCACCGTGACAATCGGCAGCGACTCGTTCGAACTCTTCACCAAGGATGAGGGCGCCTTTGTCGAGAAGCCGGAAGACGAGGCCAAGCTCGTCGAGGCGTTGAAGGCCGGTAGCGCCATGACCATCAAAGGCCGCTCGGCTCGCGGCACCAATACCACGGACGAGTATTCCCTGAGCGGCACGTCCAGCGCGATCGAGCGCGCCGCCAAAGAGTGCACCCCCGAGGCCGGCTAG